From uncultured Roseateles sp., the proteins below share one genomic window:
- a CDS encoding EAL domain-containing protein: MSLIRQIWLLLLGVVLLSLVGSAAVSAGSIRYVLQTQLQLKNSDNALSLALAMSQQRGDEQLMELLIAAQFDSGYYESLQWRKADGKVGFERHATPVPSIAPAWFVALTPITVQPGVAQVSNGWKAVGAIEVSSQSAYVHDELWRSTMRTAGLLAVVGLVAGVLALLVMRRIRKPLDNAVEQAKSLVEGSFMMIEESHVPELQRLTRAMNTMVARMKSMFEAQAAQLEALRIQAHCDPLTGLSHRKHFLAQFESALEREDGPAEAGLVLLRLRDLQGLNLRLGRPTADRTLMAVANAVKAYPERVQGCVAGRLNGADFALWLPAPEVAIETARSLAEALRVSLPAFGPHIHVSFGAVEMSRSRPSGAWFGEADAALARAEALGPFAVEMAPPATPDVPLQGERVWRQQITDAIKERRTRLIQYPVIDRANQVQHLECPLQLQLDSHGDFEPAMRWLPLAVRSRLTAEVDTHAVALALEAISRDGQHRCVNIAPMSLLDTGFTARLRDLVFQSPQAARKLGMEVAEIAAINSFDLLYEMGRQLRPLGVLIGIEHAGAGLSQVERLYQAGLDYVKLDASVVQGVAGDAARAAFVRGMVIMLRSLALKVYAEGVTDAMDVQALWDCEVDGVTGPWASAQIGSASGKATR; this comes from the coding sequence ATGTCACTGATACGCCAGATCTGGCTGCTGCTGCTGGGCGTGGTGCTGCTGTCGCTGGTCGGCAGCGCGGCGGTGTCGGCGGGCTCGATTCGCTATGTGCTGCAGACCCAGTTGCAGCTGAAGAACAGCGACAACGCACTGTCCCTGGCCCTGGCCATGTCGCAGCAGCGTGGTGACGAGCAGCTGATGGAGTTGCTGATCGCCGCCCAGTTCGACAGCGGCTATTACGAGAGCCTGCAATGGCGCAAGGCCGATGGCAAGGTGGGCTTCGAGCGCCATGCCACGCCGGTGCCCAGCATCGCTCCGGCCTGGTTCGTGGCACTGACGCCCATCACCGTGCAGCCCGGCGTGGCCCAGGTGTCGAATGGCTGGAAGGCGGTCGGCGCGATCGAGGTCTCCAGCCAGTCGGCCTATGTGCATGACGAGCTGTGGCGTAGCACCATGCGGACCGCGGGCCTGCTGGCCGTGGTCGGCCTGGTGGCGGGCGTGCTGGCCCTGCTGGTGATGCGCCGCATCCGCAAGCCGCTGGACAACGCGGTGGAGCAGGCCAAGTCCCTGGTCGAGGGCAGCTTCATGATGATCGAAGAGTCCCATGTGCCGGAGCTGCAGCGGCTGACACGGGCCATGAACACCATGGTCGCGCGGATGAAGAGCATGTTCGAGGCCCAGGCCGCGCAGCTGGAGGCGCTGCGCATCCAGGCCCATTGCGATCCGCTGACGGGCTTGAGCCACCGCAAGCATTTCCTGGCCCAGTTCGAGTCGGCGCTGGAGCGCGAGGACGGACCCGCAGAGGCCGGTCTGGTGCTGCTGCGCCTGCGCGATCTGCAGGGCCTGAACCTGCGCCTGGGCCGCCCCACCGCCGACCGCACGCTGATGGCGGTGGCCAATGCGGTCAAGGCCTATCCCGAGCGGGTGCAGGGCTGTGTGGCCGGCCGGCTCAATGGCGCCGACTTCGCGCTGTGGCTGCCCGCGCCCGAGGTGGCGATAGAGACCGCCCGCTCGCTGGCGGAGGCCCTGCGCGTCAGCTTGCCGGCCTTCGGGCCGCATATCCATGTGTCCTTCGGCGCGGTCGAGATGTCGCGCAGCCGGCCCTCGGGTGCCTGGTTCGGCGAGGCCGATGCCGCGCTGGCCCGGGCCGAGGCGCTGGGGCCGTTTGCGGTCGAGATGGCCCCACCGGCCACCCCCGATGTGCCGCTGCAGGGCGAGCGCGTCTGGCGCCAGCAGATCACCGATGCGATCAAGGAGCGGCGCACCCGCCTGATCCAGTACCCGGTGATTGACCGCGCCAACCAGGTCCAGCACCTGGAGTGCCCGCTGCAGCTGCAGCTCGACTCGCATGGCGACTTCGAGCCGGCGATGCGCTGGCTGCCGCTGGCCGTGCGCAGCCGCCTCACCGCCGAGGTGGACACCCATGCGGTGGCGCTGGCGCTGGAGGCCATCAGCCGCGACGGCCAGCACCGCTGCGTCAATATCGCGCCGATGTCCTTGCTGGACACCGGCTTTACCGCCCGGCTGCGCGACCTGGTGTTCCAGTCGCCGCAGGCCGCCCGCAAGCTGGGCATGGAGGTGGCCGAAATCGCCGCCATCAACAGCTTCGACCTGCTCTACGAGATGGGCCGCCAGCTAAGGCCGCTGGGCGTGCTGATCGGCATCGAGCATGCCGGCGCGGGCCTGTCCCAGGTCGAGCGCCTGTACCAGGCCGGTCTGGACTACGTGAAGCTCGACGCCTCGGTGGTGCAGGGCGTGGCCGGCGACGCCGCACGGGCCGCCTTTGTGCGCGGCATGGTCATCATGCTGCGCAGCCTGGCGCTGAAAGTCTATGCCGAGGGCGTGACCGACGCCATGGACGTGCAGGCGCTGTGGGACTGCGAGGTCGATGGCGTGACCGGGCCCTGGGCGAGTGCGCAGATAGGCAGCGCCTCGGGCAAGGCGACTCGCTAG
- a CDS encoding transglutaminase-like cysteine peptidase, whose product MILGLSLTAAVSWEQERMLDAAAAIGPRATVAARLLQQVIERAIPLDEAAKLAAVNNFFNQRVQFRSDMEVWGQEDYWASPLEFLDKGAGDCEDYAIGKYASLVAAGVPVPRLRLVYVRAQLAGSSQAHMVLAYYASPDAEPLILDNLVPELRPASKRPDLMPVFSFNSEGLWQGVGAQTAGNPLVRLSRWREVLAKLRAEGFL is encoded by the coding sequence ATGATCCTGGGTCTGAGCCTGACGGCGGCTGTCTCCTGGGAGCAGGAGCGCATGCTGGACGCGGCCGCGGCCATCGGCCCGCGGGCCACCGTGGCGGCGCGCCTGCTGCAGCAGGTGATCGAGCGCGCCATCCCGCTGGACGAGGCGGCCAAGCTGGCGGCGGTGAACAATTTCTTCAACCAGCGCGTGCAGTTCCGCAGCGATATGGAAGTCTGGGGCCAGGAGGATTACTGGGCCAGCCCGCTGGAGTTCCTCGACAAGGGCGCGGGCGATTGCGAAGACTATGCGATAGGCAAATACGCCAGCCTGGTGGCGGCCGGCGTGCCGGTGCCGCGCCTGCGCCTGGTCTATGTGCGCGCGCAACTGGCCGGCAGCTCGCAGGCACACATGGTGCTGGCCTACTATGCAAGCCCCGATGCCGAGCCCCTGATCCTGGACAATCTGGTGCCCGAGCTGAGACCCGCCTCCAAGCGGCCGGATCTGATGCCGGTGTTCAGTTTCAACAGCGAAGGTCTGTGGCAAGGTGTGGGGGCGCAAACGGCCGGCAATCCGCTGGTGCGTTTGTCGCGCTGGCGCGAGGTCTTGGCCAAGCTGCGGGCGGAGGGATTCTTATGA
- a CDS encoding delta(1)-pyrroline-2-carboxylate reductase family protein — MRTLDAEATRAALPWAALLAELETVCREHAAGLVVCPTRLVVPLGAAGTLLVMPAVSRGLSITKLVTVHAGNASLGLSTIQGEVVVMDTRTGQRLMQLDGPTLTARRTAAVSLLAARLLGAAEAQNVLLIGSGAQALVHAEALAALLPQARLQVQGRNASASSTFAQRLQAIGIAAQALAPDQQSSRPWDLIITATTSATPVLADSAVQDALVIAVGAYRHDMAELPPALVQRAALFVDDLDGARAEAGDLLQAGVDWAEVQGLEQLVLDPPSAPQCGARVFKSVGCARWDLAAARVAAARYPGHPGA; from the coding sequence ATGCGGACGCTGGACGCCGAGGCCACAAGGGCGGCCTTGCCATGGGCCGCCTTGCTGGCCGAACTGGAGACAGTGTGCCGCGAGCATGCGGCCGGCCTGGTCGTCTGTCCGACGCGCCTGGTCGTGCCGCTGGGCGCCGCCGGCACCCTGCTGGTGATGCCGGCGGTGAGCCGCGGCCTGAGCATCACCAAGCTGGTCACCGTCCACGCCGGCAATGCCAGCCTGGGCCTGTCGACGATACAGGGCGAGGTGGTGGTGATGGACACCCGCACCGGCCAGCGCCTGATGCAGCTCGATGGCCCGACCCTGACCGCCCGGCGCACGGCCGCGGTCAGCCTGCTGGCGGCGCGCCTGCTGGGCGCGGCCGAAGCGCAAAACGTCTTGCTGATAGGCAGCGGTGCGCAGGCGCTGGTGCATGCCGAAGCGCTGGCTGCCCTGCTGCCACAGGCACGCCTGCAGGTGCAGGGGCGCAACGCATCGGCATCGAGCACCTTCGCCCAACGGCTGCAAGCGATAGGCATAGCGGCGCAAGCCCTGGCCCCGGATCAGCAGAGTTCGCGGCCCTGGGATCTGATCATCACCGCCACCACCAGTGCCACGCCGGTGCTGGCCGACTCGGCCGTGCAGGATGCCTTGGTCATTGCCGTCGGCGCCTACCGTCACGACATGGCCGAGCTGCCACCGGCCCTGGTGCAGCGCGCGGCGCTGTTTGTCGATGATCTGGACGGCGCCCGGGCCGAGGCCGGCGATCTGCTGCAGGCCGGGGTGGATTGGGCCGAGGTGCAGGGCCTGGAACAGCTGGTGCTGGACCCGCCCTCGGCACCGCAGTGCGGTGCGCGCGTCTTCAAGAGTGTGGGCTGCGCCCGCTGGGATCTGGCCGCCGCGCGCGTGGCGGCGGCACGCTATCCGGGCCACCCGGGTGCTTGA
- a CDS encoding HDOD domain-containing protein, which produces MQPQDIQQELERARDSGPTKTLVIPPCPELLSQLQRVMEAEDPDLNAVARIAGSDVAMSAALLKLVNSPLYARSRRVETIDQAMSTLGLRQTAAMLTGFLVRSSLPVNSPLLGQFWERSGRRALALGHIARQLYNLEPDLAHTMGLFSHVGIPVMLQGLRGYSSTLVEAQARIDRSFIATENAAHRTDHAVVGALVARTWRLAPSIQMAVRLHHDFNIFGDEQLPMEVRSLVAANLVADHMVHRYDTLESEADWLAHGPVCMDFLGVTEMEVTDWMDTLHEAFAAPTS; this is translated from the coding sequence ATGCAGCCCCAAGACATCCAGCAAGAACTCGAGCGCGCGCGCGACAGCGGCCCCACCAAGACCCTGGTGATCCCCCCCTGCCCCGAGCTGCTGAGCCAGCTGCAACGGGTGATGGAGGCCGAGGACCCGGACCTGAACGCCGTGGCCCGCATCGCCGGCAGCGATGTGGCCATGTCGGCCGCCCTGCTGAAGCTGGTCAACAGCCCGCTGTATGCCCGAAGCCGCCGGGTCGAGACGATCGATCAGGCGATGTCCACCCTGGGCCTGCGCCAGACGGCGGCAATGCTGACCGGCTTTCTGGTGCGCTCCAGCCTGCCCGTCAACTCGCCGCTGCTGGGCCAGTTCTGGGAGCGCTCGGGCCGGCGCGCGCTGGCCCTGGGCCATATCGCCCGCCAGCTCTACAACCTCGAACCCGATCTGGCCCACACGATGGGCCTGTTCAGCCATGTCGGCATTCCGGTGATGCTGCAAGGCCTGCGTGGCTACAGCAGCACCCTGGTGGAGGCGCAGGCGCGCATCGACCGCTCCTTCATCGCCACCGAGAACGCCGCCCATCGCACCGACCATGCCGTGGTTGGCGCCCTGGTGGCACGCACCTGGCGGCTGGCCCCCAGCATCCAGATGGCGGTGCGCCTGCACCACGACTTCAACATCTTCGGCGACGAGCAGCTGCCGATGGAAGTGCGCAGCCTGGTCGCCGCCAATCTGGTGGCCGACCACATGGTGCACCGCTACGACACCCTGGAGTCCGAGGCCGACTGGCTGGCCCATGGCCCGGTCTGCATGGATTTTCTGGGGGTCACCGAGATGGAGGTGACCGACTGGATGGACACCTTGCATGAGGCGTTCGCGGCGCCGACAAGCTGA
- the pgeF gene encoding peptidoglycan editing factor PgeF — protein sequence MPIEPHPDWLRPDWDLPRVNAFMTTRTGGVSEGLHASMNVGTAVQDVPEHVAANRARVSQALQAHAVFIRQVHGADVLHLRPEHAEPGWVSPPADASISTTPGLGVAIQVADCLPVLFAAPGGVGGAHAGWRGLATGVLENTVAALSAAAGCEPGEIQAWMGACIGPEAFEVGADVLQAFGADPARPDPRFFVYRPNAAGEPRWRANLVALARQRLQDTGLRHISGGAWCTHDSRFFSYRREPLAGRMVAAISLR from the coding sequence ATGCCGATTGAACCGCACCCTGACTGGCTGCGCCCCGATTGGGACCTGCCCCGGGTCAACGCCTTCATGACCACCCGCACCGGCGGCGTCAGCGAAGGATTGCATGCCAGCATGAATGTCGGCACCGCGGTTCAGGATGTGCCCGAACATGTGGCCGCCAATCGCGCCCGCGTCAGCCAGGCGCTGCAGGCGCATGCCGTCTTCATTCGCCAGGTGCATGGGGCGGACGTGCTGCATCTGCGCCCCGAGCATGCCGAGCCGGGTTGGGTGTCGCCGCCAGCGGATGCCAGCATCAGCACCACGCCGGGCCTCGGTGTGGCGATACAGGTGGCCGACTGCCTGCCGGTGCTGTTCGCCGCGCCCGGGGGCGTGGGCGGGGCCCATGCCGGCTGGCGCGGCTTGGCCACGGGCGTGCTGGAGAACACCGTCGCGGCGCTCAGCGCTGCGGCCGGCTGCGAGCCGGGCGAGATCCAGGCCTGGATGGGGGCCTGCATAGGCCCGGAGGCCTTCGAGGTCGGCGCCGATGTGCTGCAGGCCTTTGGCGCCGATCCGGCAAGACCCGACCCGCGCTTCTTCGTCTACCGGCCCAATGCCGCCGGCGAGCCGCGCTGGCGCGCCAATCTGGTGGCGCTGGCACGCCAGCGCCTGCAGGACACCGGGCTGCGCCACATCAGCGGCGGTGCGTGGTGCACCCACGACTCACGGTTCTTTTCCTACCGGCGGGAGCCCCTGGCCGGCCGCATGGTCGCCGCCATCAGCCTGCGCTGA
- a CDS encoding NUDIX hydrolase, with protein MQFFKRFHHCPACGGAVVYSIPADDNRERATCTICHTIHYQNPINVVGTLPVWGDGQEGQVLLCKRNIEPRYGMWTLPAGFLELGESTAEGALRETDEEAGAQIELQGLYTVLNVVRVGQVHFFYRARLLGTEFNPGPETIEARLFHEHEVPWDELAFRTVRETLQRYFADRREGRFEVYCGDIA; from the coding sequence ATGCAGTTTTTCAAGCGCTTCCACCATTGCCCGGCCTGCGGCGGGGCCGTGGTCTACAGCATCCCGGCTGACGACAATCGCGAGCGCGCCACCTGCACCATCTGCCACACCATCCACTACCAGAACCCGATCAATGTGGTGGGCACCCTGCCGGTCTGGGGGGATGGCCAGGAGGGGCAGGTGCTGCTGTGCAAACGCAATATCGAGCCCCGCTACGGCATGTGGACCCTGCCGGCCGGTTTTCTCGAACTGGGCGAATCAACCGCCGAGGGCGCGTTGCGCGAAACCGATGAAGAGGCCGGGGCGCAGATCGAACTGCAAGGCCTGTACACGGTGCTGAATGTGGTGCGGGTCGGCCAGGTGCATTTCTTCTACCGTGCGAGGCTGCTGGGCACCGAATTCAACCCGGGCCCGGAGACGATAGAGGCGCGGCTGTTCCACGAGCACGAGGTGCCCTGGGACGAACTCGCCTTCCGTACCGTACGCGAAACCTTGCAGCGGTATTTTGCGGATAGGCGCGAGGGGCGGTTCGAGGTCTACTGCGGCGACATCGCCTAG
- the maiA gene encoding maleylacetoacetate isomerase: MELFNYFRSSASYRVRIALALKGLDYDYRAIHLVKQEQHGEAYAALSAAHLVPLLRDGDAVLSQSLAILEYLDETHPEPPLLPADALGRARVRSLAMDIACEIHPLNNPRVLRYLVREMGASDENKDRWYRHWVETGLEVVERRLVTEAGTGSFCHGEQATVADCTLVPQIFNAQRFNCRLDHVPTVMRIFEHCMTQPAFANTQPSACPDAD; this comes from the coding sequence ATGGAACTCTTCAACTACTTTCGCTCCTCGGCCTCCTACCGCGTGCGTATCGCACTGGCCCTGAAGGGGCTGGACTACGACTACCGCGCCATCCACCTGGTCAAGCAGGAGCAGCACGGGGAGGCCTATGCCGCGCTGTCGGCCGCCCACCTGGTGCCGCTGCTGCGGGATGGCGATGCCGTGCTGAGCCAGTCGCTGGCCATCCTCGAATACCTGGACGAAACCCATCCCGAGCCGCCGCTGCTGCCGGCCGATGCGCTGGGCCGCGCCCGCGTGCGCTCGCTGGCGATGGACATTGCCTGCGAGATCCATCCGCTGAACAACCCGCGTGTGCTGCGCTACCTGGTGCGCGAGATGGGTGCCAGCGACGAGAACAAGGACCGCTGGTACCGCCACTGGGTGGAGACCGGCCTCGAGGTGGTCGAGCGCCGTCTGGTCACGGAGGCCGGCACCGGCAGCTTCTGCCATGGCGAACAAGCCACGGTGGCCGACTGCACGCTGGTGCCGCAGATCTTCAATGCCCAGCGCTTCAACTGCCGGCTCGACCATGTGCCGACGGTGATGCGCATCTTCGAGCACTGCATGACGCAGCCGGCCTTTGCCAACACCCAGCCTTCGGCCTGCCCAGATGCCGATTGA
- a CDS encoding DUF418 domain-containing protein: MLESPPSSPPTRLLQLDALRGFALLGILVVNIGAFASAFFGLGVGDPRFDAPLDQGVRWMVALLFETKFYLLFSFLFGYSFILQMDAAERAGQAFVPRMLRRQLGLLLLGLAHAVLLYLGDILSTYALLGLVLLAQRGRADALLLRWARRLIGLTALAWALLGALLLISGANGFTPEIQAQAQAAQQAYLASPASVVAQHLRELPSTWGLVWLVQAPCALAMFLLGRLAGGRRWFEGEGWREGLRQWAPRGRPAWALSLGLLGSLCYASVAALALGDSWTLLALAIDLLTAPLLTLSYVLGLMALFQRPAGARPLAWLAPAGRMALSNYLLQSLVCAWVFTAYGLGLMGQVAPLWVLLMALVLYALQLVGSRWWLARYAYGPAEWCLRALTLWAWPALRT, translated from the coding sequence GTGCTTGAGTCGCCGCCTTCCTCCCCACCCACCCGCCTGCTGCAACTCGACGCCCTGCGCGGCTTTGCGCTGCTGGGCATTCTGGTGGTCAATATCGGCGCCTTCGCCTCGGCCTTTTTCGGTCTGGGCGTGGGCGACCCACGGTTCGACGCTCCGCTGGACCAGGGGGTGCGCTGGATGGTGGCGCTGCTGTTCGAGACCAAGTTCTACCTGCTGTTCTCTTTTCTGTTCGGCTACAGCTTCATTCTGCAGATGGACGCGGCCGAGCGCGCCGGCCAGGCCTTTGTGCCGCGCATGCTGCGCCGCCAGCTGGGCCTGTTGCTGCTGGGCCTGGCCCATGCGGTGCTGCTCTACCTCGGCGACATCCTGAGCACCTATGCGCTGCTGGGCCTGGTGCTGTTGGCGCAGCGTGGGCGTGCCGATGCGCTGCTGCTGCGCTGGGCGCGGCGGTTGATAGGGCTGACGGCGCTGGCCTGGGCCCTGCTGGGCGCCTTGCTGCTGATCTCTGGGGCAAATGGCTTTACCCCCGAGATACAGGCCCAGGCGCAGGCGGCGCAGCAGGCCTATCTGGCGTCGCCGGCCTCGGTGGTGGCGCAGCACTTGCGCGAGCTGCCCAGCACCTGGGGCCTGGTCTGGCTGGTGCAGGCGCCTTGTGCGCTGGCCATGTTCCTGCTCGGCCGGCTGGCCGGCGGGCGGCGCTGGTTCGAGGGCGAGGGCTGGCGTGAGGGCCTGCGGCAGTGGGCCCCGCGCGGGCGCCCGGCCTGGGCGCTGAGCCTGGGCCTGCTGGGCTCGCTGTGCTATGCCAGCGTGGCCGCCCTGGCGCTGGGCGATAGTTGGACCCTCTTGGCCCTGGCCATCGATCTGCTGACGGCGCCGCTCCTGACCCTGAGCTATGTGCTGGGGCTGATGGCTTTGTTCCAGCGGCCCGCCGGTGCGCGGCCGCTCGCCTGGCTGGCGCCGGCGGGCCGCATGGCCCTGTCGAACTATCTGCTGCAGTCGCTGGTCTGCGCCTGGGTCTTCACCGCCTACGGCCTGGGCCTGATGGGGCAGGTGGCGCCGCTGTGGGTGCTGCTGATGGCTTTGGTTTTGTACGCCTTGCAACTGGTCGGCAGCCGCTGGTGGCTGGCCCGCTATGCCTATGGCCCCGCGGAGTGGTGCTTGCGTGCGCTGACCCTCTGGGCCTGGCCGGCGCTTCGCACCTAG
- the phaC gene encoding class I poly(R)-hydroxyalkanoic acid synthase, whose amino-acid sequence MGEMLKSLSSLQLPMDALAQLQNDYLKQATELWNGSVQRLSHEGKEAKPAPALPDRRFANQAWAENPATAYMAQMYLLNARTLMEMADRMEGDEKTRARVRFAVQQWVDAASPSNYLAFNPEALAKALETKGESIAKGAKQLWEDVRKGHVSQTDESAFEVGRNVATTEGDVVFENELFQLLEYKPLTAQIYERPLLMVPPCINKYYILDLQPENSLIRYAVSQGHRVFVVSWRNPDASCVQLTWDDYIEEAAIKAIEVVQEISGAKTIDTLGFCVGGTILSTALAVLAARGEQPAASVTLLTTLIDFSSNGVLDIFVDEASVKLRDMTIGPDAPTGPGLLMGKDLAATFSFLRPNDLVWNYVVGNYLKGESPPPFDLLYWNGDSTNLPGPMYCWYLRHTYLQNELIEPGQLTVCGEPVDLPAIKAPVYIYGSREDHIVPWDSAYRSTQVFAGKKRFVLGASGHIAGVINPPAKGKRSHWIGKSTFPENAQDWFKGATEYPGSWWTDWAEWLGEHAGKKIAAPKTPGNRKYKAIEPAPGRYVKQKA is encoded by the coding sequence ATGGGCGAGATGTTGAAGTCGCTGAGCAGCCTGCAACTGCCCATGGACGCGCTGGCCCAGTTGCAGAATGACTATCTGAAGCAGGCCACCGAGTTGTGGAACGGCTCGGTGCAGCGCCTGTCCCACGAGGGCAAGGAGGCCAAGCCGGCGCCGGCCTTGCCCGATCGGCGCTTTGCCAACCAGGCCTGGGCCGAGAACCCGGCCACTGCCTACATGGCCCAGATGTACCTCCTGAACGCCCGCACCCTGATGGAGATGGCGGACAGGATGGAGGGCGACGAGAAGACCCGGGCGCGTGTGCGTTTCGCCGTCCAGCAATGGGTCGATGCAGCCTCGCCCAGCAACTATCTGGCCTTCAACCCCGAGGCCCTGGCCAAGGCGCTGGAGACCAAGGGCGAGAGCATCGCCAAGGGGGCCAAGCAGCTGTGGGAAGACGTGCGCAAGGGCCATGTCTCGCAGACCGACGAGTCGGCCTTCGAGGTGGGGCGCAATGTGGCCACCACCGAGGGCGATGTGGTGTTCGAGAACGAGCTGTTCCAGCTGCTCGAATACAAGCCGCTGACGGCGCAGATCTACGAGCGGCCGCTGCTGATGGTGCCGCCCTGCATCAACAAGTACTACATCCTCGACCTGCAGCCCGAGAACTCGCTGATACGCTATGCGGTGTCGCAAGGCCATCGCGTGTTCGTCGTCAGCTGGCGCAACCCCGATGCCAGCTGCGTGCAGCTGACCTGGGATGACTACATCGAAGAGGCCGCGATCAAGGCTATCGAAGTGGTGCAGGAGATCAGCGGCGCCAAGACGATCGACACCCTGGGCTTCTGCGTCGGCGGCACGATTCTGAGCACCGCGCTGGCCGTGCTGGCCGCCCGCGGCGAGCAGCCCGCCGCCAGCGTGACCCTGCTGACCACCCTGATCGACTTCAGCAGCAATGGCGTGCTCGACATCTTCGTCGACGAGGCCTCGGTGAAGCTGCGCGACATGACCATTGGCCCCGATGCCCCGACCGGCCCCGGCCTTCTGATGGGCAAGGACCTGGCTGCCACCTTCAGCTTTCTGCGCCCCAACGACCTGGTCTGGAACTATGTCGTCGGCAACTACCTGAAGGGGGAGTCGCCGCCGCCGTTCGACCTGCTGTACTGGAACGGCGACAGCACCAATCTGCCCGGGCCCATGTACTGCTGGTATCTGCGCCACACCTATCTGCAGAACGAGCTGATTGAACCGGGCCAACTGACCGTCTGCGGCGAGCCGGTGGACCTCCCCGCCATCAAGGCCCCGGTCTATATCTACGGCTCTCGCGAAGACCATATCGTGCCCTGGGACAGTGCCTACCGCAGCACCCAGGTGTTCGCCGGCAAGAAGCGTTTTGTGCTCGGCGCCTCGGGCCATATCGCCGGCGTGATCAACCCGCCGGCCAAGGGCAAGCGCAGCCACTGGATTGGCAAATCGACCTTCCCCGAGAACGCCCAGGACTGGTTCAAGGGCGCGACCGAATACCCCGGCAGCTGGTGGACCGACTGGGCCGAATGGCTGGGCGAGCACGCTGGCAAGAAAATTGCTGCACCTAAGACGCCGGGCAATCGCAAATACAAGGCGATCGAGCCGGCGCCCGGGCGTTACGTCAAACAAAAGGCCTGA
- a CDS encoding acetyl-CoA C-acetyltransferase yields the protein MSTDIVIVAATRTAIGKFGGTLAKTPATELGAAVLAELIKRSGIEAGQVSEVILGQVLQAGTGQNPARQSVIKSGFPNTVPAMTINKVCGSGLKAVMLAAQAIRDGDSEIVIAGGQESMSLSPHVLNGSRDGQRMGDWKMIDSMIVDGLWDVYNQYHMGITAENVAKKYGVSREQQDALALGSQQKAAAAQDAGRFKDEIVPFSIAQKKGDPIVFAADEFINRKSNAEVLAGLRPAFDKAGSVTAGNASGLNDGAAAVMVMSAAKAAALGLKPLARIASYASAGLDPAYMGMGPVPAARKALERAGWKPADLDLLEINEAFAAQACAVHSEMGWDTSKVNVNGGAIALGHPIGASGCRILVTLLHEMQKRDAKRGIASLCIGGGLGVALTVER from the coding sequence ATGAGTACCGATATCGTCATCGTCGCCGCCACCCGCACCGCCATCGGCAAGTTCGGTGGCACCCTGGCCAAGACCCCGGCCACCGAACTGGGCGCGGCCGTGCTGGCCGAGCTGATCAAGCGCAGCGGCATCGAGGCTGGCCAGGTCAGCGAAGTGATTTTGGGTCAGGTCTTGCAGGCCGGCACCGGGCAGAACCCGGCGCGTCAGTCGGTGATCAAGTCGGGCTTCCCGAACACGGTGCCGGCCATGACCATCAACAAGGTCTGCGGCTCGGGCCTGAAGGCGGTGATGCTGGCCGCCCAGGCCATCCGCGACGGCGACAGCGAGATCGTCATCGCCGGCGGTCAGGAGAGCATGAGCCTGAGCCCCCACGTGCTGAATGGCTCGCGCGACGGCCAGCGCATGGGTGACTGGAAGATGATCGACTCGATGATTGTCGACGGCCTGTGGGACGTCTACAACCAGTACCACATGGGCATCACGGCCGAGAACGTGGCCAAGAAGTACGGCGTGTCGCGCGAGCAGCAGGATGCGTTGGCCCTGGGCTCGCAACAGAAGGCGGCCGCGGCGCAGGACGCCGGCCGCTTCAAGGACGAGATCGTGCCTTTCAGCATCGCGCAGAAGAAGGGCGACCCCATCGTGTTCGCGGCCGACGAGTTCATCAACCGCAAGTCGAATGCCGAGGTGCTGGCCGGCCTGCGCCCCGCCTTCGACAAGGCCGGCAGCGTGACGGCGGGCAATGCCTCGGGCCTGAACGACGGTGCCGCCGCCGTGATGGTGATGAGCGCGGCCAAGGCGGCCGCCCTGGGCCTGAAGCCGCTGGCACGCATTGCCTCCTACGCCAGCGCCGGCCTGGACCCCGCTTACATGGGCATGGGCCCGGTGCCCGCCGCGCGCAAGGCGCTGGAGCGCGCCGGCTGGAAGCCCGCCGATCTGGACCTGCTGGAGATCAACGAGGCCTTCGCCGCACAGGCCTGTGCCGTGCACAGCGAAATGGGCTGGGACACCAGCAAGGTCAATGTCAACGGCGGCGCGATCGCGCTGGGTCACCCGATCGGTGCCTCGGGCTGTCGCATTCTGGTCACGCTGCTGCACGAGATGCAAAAGCGCGATGCCAAGCGCGGCATTGCCAGCCTGTGCATAGGCGGCGGCCTGGGCGTGGCGCTGACCGTCGAGCGCTGA